A genomic window from Lutra lutra chromosome 17, mLutLut1.2, whole genome shotgun sequence includes:
- the USF2 gene encoding upstream stimulatory factor 2 isoform X2 encodes MDMLDPGLDPAASATAAAAASHDKGPEAEEGVELQEGGDGPGAEEQTAVAIASVQQAAFGDHNIQYQFRTENNGGQAVIQNPFSNGGSPAAEAVSGEARFAYFPASSVGDTTAVSVQTTDQSLQAGGQFYVMMTPQDVLQTGTQRTIAPRTHPYSPKIDGTRTPRDERRRAQHNEVERRRRDKINNWIVQLSKIIPDCNADNSKTGASKGGILSKACDYIRELRQTNQRMQETFKEAERLQMDNELLRQQIEELKNENAVLRAQLQQHNLEMVGESARQ; translated from the exons atggACATGCTGGACCCGGGTCTGGATCCCGCTGCCTCGGCcactgctgctgccgccgccag TCACGACAAGGGACCCGAGGCAGAGGAGGGCGTCGAGCTGCAGGAAG GCGGGGACGGCCCTGGGGCGGAGGAGCAGACTGCGGTGGCCATCGCCAGCGTCCAGCAGGCGGCGTTTGGCGACCACAACATCCAGTACCAGTTCCGCACAGAGAATAATGGAGGACAG GCCGTAATCCAAAATCCCTTCAGCAATGGCGGCAGCCCGGCAGCTGAGGCTGTCAGTGGGGAGGCCCGGTTTGCCTATTTCCCAGCATCCAGTGTGGGAGATACTACAGCTGTGTCGGTACAGACCACAGACCAGAGCTTGCAGGCCGGAG GCCAGTTCTATGTCATGATGACACCACAAGACGTGCTTCAGACAGGAACGCAGAGGACGATTGCACCCCGGACACACCCCTACTCCCC GAAAATTGATGGAACCAGAACACCACGAGATGAAAGGAGGAGGGCCCAGCACAACGAAG TGGAGCGGAGGCGGAGGGACAAGATCAACAACTGGATCGTCCAACTTTCCAAAATCATTCCAGACTGTAACGCAGACAACAGCAAGACGGGAGCG AGTAAAGGAGGGATCCTGTCAAAGGCCTGCGACTACATCCGGGAGCTGCGCCAGACCAACCAGCGCATGCAGGAGACCTTTAAGGAGGCCGAGCGGCTGCAGATGGACAATGAGCTCCTGAGGCAGCAG ATCGAGGAGCTGAAGAATGAGAACGCCGTGCTCCGTGCCCAGCTGCAGCAGCACAACCTGGAGATGGTGGGCGAGAGCGCGCGGCAGTGA
- the USF2 gene encoding upstream stimulatory factor 2 isoform X1, which translates to MDMLDPGLDPAASATAAAAASHDKGPEAEEGVELQEGGDGPGAEEQTAVAIASVQQAAFGDHNIQYQFRTENNGGQVTYRVVQVTDGQLDGQGDTAGAVSVVSTAAFAGGQQAVTQVGVDGASQRPGPTAASVPPGPAAPFPLAVIQNPFSNGGSPAAEAVSGEARFAYFPASSVGDTTAVSVQTTDQSLQAGGQFYVMMTPQDVLQTGTQRTIAPRTHPYSPKIDGTRTPRDERRRAQHNEVERRRRDKINNWIVQLSKIIPDCNADNSKTGASKGGILSKACDYIRELRQTNQRMQETFKEAERLQMDNELLRQQIEELKNENAVLRAQLQQHNLEMVGESARQ; encoded by the exons atggACATGCTGGACCCGGGTCTGGATCCCGCTGCCTCGGCcactgctgctgccgccgccag TCACGACAAGGGACCCGAGGCAGAGGAGGGCGTCGAGCTGCAGGAAG GCGGGGACGGCCCTGGGGCGGAGGAGCAGACTGCGGTGGCCATCGCCAGCGTCCAGCAGGCGGCGTTTGGCGACCACAACATCCAGTACCAGTTCCGCACAGAGAATAATGGAGGACAG GTGACGTACCGCGTAGTCCAGGTGACTGATGGTCAGCTGGATGGCCAGGGAGACACGGCTGGCGCCGTCAGCGTCGTGTCTACGGCTGCCTTTGCGGGGGGGCAGCAGGCTGTGACCCAGGTGGGTGTGGATGGGGCATCCCAGCGTCCTGGCCCCACTGCTGCCTCTGTGCCCCCAGGTCCCGCAGCGCCCTTCCCACTG GCCGTAATCCAAAATCCCTTCAGCAATGGCGGCAGCCCGGCAGCTGAGGCTGTCAGTGGGGAGGCCCGGTTTGCCTATTTCCCAGCATCCAGTGTGGGAGATACTACAGCTGTGTCGGTACAGACCACAGACCAGAGCTTGCAGGCCGGAG GCCAGTTCTATGTCATGATGACACCACAAGACGTGCTTCAGACAGGAACGCAGAGGACGATTGCACCCCGGACACACCCCTACTCCCC GAAAATTGATGGAACCAGAACACCACGAGATGAAAGGAGGAGGGCCCAGCACAACGAAG TGGAGCGGAGGCGGAGGGACAAGATCAACAACTGGATCGTCCAACTTTCCAAAATCATTCCAGACTGTAACGCAGACAACAGCAAGACGGGAGCG AGTAAAGGAGGGATCCTGTCAAAGGCCTGCGACTACATCCGGGAGCTGCGCCAGACCAACCAGCGCATGCAGGAGACCTTTAAGGAGGCCGAGCGGCTGCAGATGGACAATGAGCTCCTGAGGCAGCAG ATCGAGGAGCTGAAGAATGAGAACGCCGTGCTCCGTGCCCAGCTGCAGCAGCACAACCTGGAGATGGTGGGCGAGAGCGCGCGGCAGTGA
- the HAMP gene encoding hepcidin, with amino-acid sequence MVLSPRIQAAGLLFLLLASLASGSVLPHQTRQLTALQAQDTAEAEPGLTPTLLRLRRDSHFPICLFCCNCCKRSKCGFCCKT; translated from the exons ATGGTACTGAGCCCGCGGATCCAGGCTGCCGgcctcctgttcctcctcctggCCAGTCTGGCCAGTGGCTCGGTTCTTCCGCACCAG ACAAGACAGCTTACAGCCCTGCAAGCCCAGGACACAGCCGAAGCCGAGCCTGGCTTGACG CCCACGCTCCTGAGGCTGAGACGAGACTCCCACTTCCCCATCTGCCTGTTCTGCTGCAACTGCTGTAAGCGATCAAAGTGTGGGTTTTGCTGCAAGACATAG